AGTATTTATTTATATCGAGCACATCATCCGCTAATCGAATTCCCTCAAACTGTAAGAGTAGCCTTGCCGCCAAGGGTACAGTTGCATTCTTACCAACTGGAGGCTGAGTCCAAGTGCCACCTGCTAATTCCCATGCTGCTGCAAAACCCTGGGTTAAGAAAGTATTTGCATCTAACGCAACGACATTAAAAGTTCACTCCTTTACAGGAGCTAGGAAAAGCCCCTGAGAATTGGGCTGTGAGAGGTTGATCGGTATTGCTCACACCCTCAGGATCTAAATAAAACGAATATTACTTTTCCAGTTATCGCAGGAGCGATCTACTAACTGCATTTGATTCCGATATCTTTAATTGGGAGAGCGCAGGGGAATAGCTAATGTCAATAAAGTCCGCAGTACGTGATTTTCCTAGCTGAAATGAAAGCGTTTTAAATGCGTATAGCCAAAGGGTCTGGAGGAGCGTTGTAGGCCCTTAAGGATTCACCATCAATGGTGTTATGTTCCATCACACTTGGCGCATAGGTACTTCGATCAAAAAATAAGTTGCCATCTATTTTTTGTATGCCTAAGCCTTGAAGGTCTTTCATCATCTTGGCAAGTCCTCAGGAACTAGTTTGGGATCTCCGGTGCCTTGTAAATACAGATTCCCTTTGAGAGGGTGCCCTGACGAATTACCCCATCGGTATATACATTGGTACGCCAACGATATTGGGGCCCCAATATATCTAAGCTTGAGAGTGTAGTAAGTGGCTTCATCGTTGAAGCTGGGTTCATGGGCTCTTTACCGCGCCAATCTAGCACCTTCTTTGCTGCATGTTTGCCGGCTTGACCAGGCTCAATTTCCAATACAGCGGCGCTAAATGTATCAAGAGGAATTTGATTGCGCTCTAAGCTGCCCGAAACCGACGTGGGTATTGGTAATGTGCTTCGGTCATTTGCACTAACTGAAGAAGTAAAAAGGAA
The nucleotide sequence above comes from Polynucleobacter necessarius. Encoded proteins:
- a CDS encoding D-alanyl-D-alanine carboxypeptidase; this translates as MRSIFKPPLYLTKLLLIAGYFLFTSSVSANDRSTLPIPTSVSGSLERNQIPLDTFSAAVLEIEPGQAGKHAAKKVLDWRGKEPMNPASTMKPLTTLSSLDILGPQYRWRTNVYTDGVIRQGTLSKGICIYKAPEIPN